The following DNA comes from Dermacentor silvarum isolate Dsil-2018 unplaced genomic scaffold, BIME_Dsil_1.4 Seq13990, whole genome shotgun sequence.
aatcttcgtccttttgcattggttcttgtacttccccatgccggatggtgtgcattgaaatctcctatgatgacccatggggcaggacacacactcaagatatctgctaatctttcgtttcaaaattgcttgaaggcgatatatacacgcctatgagagtaaacaatagtttgttcttttaactgtgatgcatatatattgattgtcgtcgtgaggcggaattggttgcaaaacataggtaagttcacgacgaacataaacgatgattttgctgcatgcaccatttgttgaagacctaataaattcgtaccctgacagtctcattggtttcgacaggttgggctcacaaatgacgatgagtggaaacgcattggtgtacacaaactgacgaaaatctgaaaggcgtgattttagccctctggcgttccactggatgacggacgctgccttgacttcttttcggaaggatggggtatgggtagccatctttctagttgagggattcaagcactgggcttaaggcgtccagcactttaagtgcgcttcgagcagatgttgtccccatgtcgactaaaagtgctcggatggcgtccatgagggaacgcagaaccgaaatgacttgacgatctgttttaggtgcgtcatccatgactggagaaggctccggttggacgactaccttctgaggttccttggcaagggagcggctcggtagcgtaggccattcctctaaagaaagagtcttatccgcttccttcgtggaagtggtgggacttttcgcggcgcgactaagtggtgccgcagtggagtgggcactatcacttcgagcatgcgccttctttgaagacgtacgacggtgccgacgtcgacgccgacgccggactacttcggctgcctccctgtgtgtcgaattgtctctggacatttgcttgagaaccgcGCGCTCCGTCTTGATGCGGGGGCAGTCTTTCGAagaggcagcgtgagggccattacagttggcgcacttcagaaccgtggcaccgcaggtctcttctgcgtgaggttcagcacaacggggacacagtagcgggttgggacacacgcccttgacgtgtcctagccggaaacactgatgacattgaagcggcttctggatgaatggtcgaaccggatgacggaaatgtccgactttaacgtgggatggtgtacaatcccccttgaaaattacttttacgcagcgcgtattcccaaggcggcgcacttgcgtaatgatagtgccctcgtttgccggcttgatgaggctaggtaagtcatcattgggaatggcaatgtcgatgtcataaattacaccggctatggatgtatcgtcggtcgggataaaggggcgcattttgatgccgcctagctccgtgattgcttgaagttttccaagcgcactcacgttgtacacgtctatggcgagtatattcttccgtggatttattctgatgtccttaatttgatctggcaccgcacattccagaaaaatggatagggcttgcctgttcagtagtcgtaggttgcttgagggttcttccggcataaagatgatgacgtgtggccagcgcgcaggccttgacttcatagtcgttgtactcgcaggagttgacggcgatgtgttgacgatctttctcttcgccctcttgctccggacgggtatgaagctgtcgtcggatgagtcgtcttccgacatagagtacagctcggtgtcttcggtgtcgctgggggagccaactcgcttccttgcggttgacggccgtgatgactGCTGGCCAGGGGGCCTCTGGAgtgctccgcgtccatggccgcaagacggggaggcgaggcacctcgaaaggcgaagatttccccaaaaattcagagagcacagagacaagtgttctatcaagaagacacttcgtcgtcgttccTCCCCTGTATGTCAAGCTGCGCAGCATACTGAataatgcagacaactcgcccgttgtcctACTGCGCAGATCAGACACACCAGAAActtcgtcgtggtggctctgaccCCCCAAGCTTGCCTTCCGATTCATTGGtgtggctgtgggttccacctttaGTTCCCGGCCTTCCTTCTAAGCTGCGCCTAAGATATCATGGACCTTGCcatgtaattgcacaaacttcccctgTGAATTATGTCGTAGAGCCTGTGTCGCTGTCCTGTgatcagcgccccccccccccccccccctggtagcGAAATGTTCATGTAtgtcggctcaagcccttctatgatctctctatgttaccgtatgcttaggtCGCTAGGATGGTGTCGTTTTCTTCGGGGGAgaaatgtaacgaagaagtgccTGTTAGCCAGGCAAATCTCCAGCCCATGAAATGCAACGAATTGCCAGCCAGTCGGGTGCATCATCAGCACTTTACGCATGGCGCcggtcctgactgctcgcagggttctggcTACTGCACCGAGGTCGACCTCTGAATCTTTGCGTACCCTGTCAATACACACCttgacaataaatatataaatatatatctaCACGCGTATAAAGGGATCCGAGggctcaattttgttaataataCAGCGAACAGATAAtgatgccaaggaaagcatcagggaatataagtgtggttgaaattggaatgtagaaaatgaGACAGAAGTAGGAAATAAAAGTTTCACTTTATTCATtattcccttttcttcattattaaTTTATTCATTTCCCTTTgcattattttctgcattccaaTTGCATGCACaattaatttccccgatgctttccttggcttcactgtctgttggctttatgtggttatgcttatatatatacagacccgccgcggtgcctctgtcagctaaggcgttgcgatgctgagcacgaggtacgattagcgggatccaatcccggccgcggcggccgcatttcgatggaggcgaaatgcaaaaacccgtgtgcttgcgttgtagtgcacgttaaagaaccccgggtggtcaaaattaatgcggagtcctcaattacggcctgcctcataatcagaactggttttggcacgtaaaaccccggaaagaatAACATATATACAGGCACTTATACCATGTCGGCGCACGATGTTTTCAATTCCGTTTCGTCCAGGGTCCATCCATCGtcaggcgatatatatatatatatataatttcaatTAAAACGCAAAGTGATTAAAAAACACATAAAATCAGATTCCCTCGGGTCTTCATTCATCGTTACGGTAATCTGCCGTGGACAAATAAATTGAAAGGACGAGTGTGTATATAATTTAGTCATCACTGCTGACTGCTTTGTCCAATAACATCGAGAACTGCGATGTCCTTCATGACACCAAACTTATTGGACAGGCAGCACTTTCAGATATTCCTGTGTCACAGTCGAATATGGCAAAGGCAATCGAACATATCGTCTAAATGTGTGATGATCCTTCGCTCGTCTTCGAAGACCGCTCGCTTGACGCGTCGGCGTAGCCCCACGGATCGTCTTGCTAAAGGTTGCGGTTGATGCGCCGTAACCACTTTGATGCAGCACGAACAGTGTTGTAAATAAGAAGAAAGGCAGCGCAAAATGCACAGTGGCAGCTCCCACCTGGCGTGCTCTTTCAGGAGGCAAACTGGTAgcaccagagaaaaaaaaaagttgaagaaaAATAAAGCGTGTTATATTTGTGTGACGAATCTGACGAGGGTGGCAatatgtgtttttttcttttttaatgatcGCGTACACGTCTGCAAATGTGGCTTGTTTTCACAGACCGATGAACAATAAAAAACATCCATCACTAGTGTATAATTCACTGTTTGTGCGTGAAAACACGGAAGCAGTAAACGTATTGGTGCCCACGCCGTATGGAACCGGAATAGGCGCGTTTAGGTTGCTCAGTGCGATCGGCAAAAACAACTTTTCTACATCTATTCTTGGTTGGACAAAACAGTCTTCTTAAATGCCGAATGTTTAACTTCCGAGGGCACACCTCACGCTATGTGCCTGAAACCTCGTATGTTATCGATTTCAAAATGCACGAATATTATATAAGTTTAAACCAGGCTGGTTCCTAGGCAGTAGTAAACTTCGGATATTTTATTCACCCACATCTTTTAAATATAGGTTATAATGGATTGAGACAACAAATAGGTTTCTCTTGTTTCCAATTCGAATGAGTACCGTCTTTCTCCGCGTTGCAGACCACCAAATTCGGACGCTTTAAATATCTGCAAAGCTAGAGCCCAAAAGGAAAGATAAATTCAAACGCATGAAGGTAACACTCAGGTAAATCAAGTAACTTTCGCATAAATGCGCATTTTTGCTTGCCAAATCTGCATTGTCGAAAACGTGTTGCTGCATTTTGGAAACGGTGATCGGTACGGCATTTTGAGCTCCTTTGTCCGGCTACTTGCAGGAATGCTACCGGAACCGAGGAAAACGAACAGCAAGAGTTATGCGGTGTCTGCGGTGTCTGCAGCAAGGTTTACACCAGACTGCATACCCTACACAGGCACGCCACCGAGCACTATGGCGATGAATCCTACATTTGTGAAGCATGTCATCTACCCTCTGTAAAGATGACGAAGTCAGTAAGACATTGCCAGAAAGCACAGGAGAAAAGATCTACAAATGCGAAACATGCGACAAATCCTTCAAAATCCCGCGTCTCCTTAAAGTACACCAGCGCACCCACACAGGCATGAAACCCTACAATTGCGAAACATGTGGTAAATCATTCGCGCAGTCGGCCCATCTAATGCCCACAAACGCACGCATACAGGCGTTACTCCCTACAGATGCGAAACATGCGGAAAATTATTCAAGATGTTGTCGCACCTTAACGTACATCAACGCATGCACACAGGCGTTAGTCCCTACAGATGCAAGACATGCGGAAAATCATTCAAGCAGTTGTCCCACCTTAATGTACATGAACGCACGCACACAGGCGAGAAACTCCATGTCTGCCCAAAATGTATGAAATCATTCCAGAGCAAGCGGTCCCTCAAAGAGCATTTCAACCTGCATACGGGCGCGAAACCATTCGTATGCCAAATATGTAGTAAGGCTTTTTGGAACAGCTCAACTCTCAGAACTCACGGCCTTCGCCACATGGAT
Coding sequences within:
- the LOC125941727 gene encoding gastrula zinc finger protein 5-1-like, whose translation is MYGHTDMAENGTTGYRPPVCSSGGDDAMPSTSRAGMEEASASLENNGRNATGTEENEQQELCGVCGVCSKVYTRLHTLHRHATEHYGDESYICEACHLPSVKMT